Proteins from a single region of Urocitellus parryii isolate mUroPar1 chromosome 4, mUroPar1.hap1, whole genome shotgun sequence:
- the LOC113191337 gene encoding olfactory receptor 52A1 produces MFLSNVTVFMPSVLTLIGIPGLESVQSWIGIPFCAMYILAMIGNSLLLFIIKSEPSLHEPMYIFIGMLGVTDIVLVSSIMPKMLGIFWFHAQEIYFDSCLLQMWFIHTFECIESGILLAMALDRYVAICYPLRYATIFTHKLVAQLGTVVVLRAAILVAPCLLLIKYRFQFYHTTVISHTYCEHMAVVKLAVENIRINKIYGLFVAFTVSGFDLTFITFSYSQIFVTVFHLPQKEARLKAFNTCIAHICVFLQLYFLAFFSFFTHRFGSHIPPYIHILFSSMYLLVPPFLNPLVYGVKTKQIRVSVVKMCCP; encoded by the coding sequence ATGTTCCTCTCCAACGTGACAGTCTTCATGCCCTCTGTCTTGACACTAATTGGGATCCCAGGCCTAGAGTCTGTGCAGAGCTGGATTGGGATACCATTCTGTGCCATGTATATCCTGGCCATGATTGGAAATTCATTGCTTCTGTTTATCATCAAATCAGAGCCCAGCCTCCATGAGCCCATGTACATTTTTATAGGCATGCTAGGAGTCACAGATATTGTACTTGTTAGCAGCATTATGCCCAAGATGCTTGGAATCTTCTGGTTTCATGCACAAGAAATCTATTTTGACTCCTGCTTGCTTCAAATGTGGTTCATCCATACATTTGAGTGTATCGAGTCAGGCATCCTTCTAGCCATGGCCCTGGACCGATATGTGGCCATCTGTTATCCACTGAGATATGCCACCATCTTTACCCACAAGCTGGTTGCTCAACTAGGAACTGTTGTAGTACTCAGGGCTGCCATTCTTGTAGCACCTTGCCTACTATTGATAAAGTATCGATTTCAATTTTATCACACGACAGTCATCTCCCACACCTACTGTGAGCATATGGCCGTTGTGAAACTAGCTGTAGAAAATATCAGGATCAACAAAATCTATGGTTTATTTGTGGCCTTTACTGTTTCAGGGTTTGACCTCACATTCATCACTTTTTCCTACAGCCAGATATTTGTCACAGTTTTTCATTTGCCCCAGAAGGAGGCTAGGTTGAAGGCCTTCAATACCTGCATAGCTCACATCTGTGTCTTTCTCCAGCTGTACTTCCtggcctttttctctttcttcacacATAGGTTTGGTTCTCACATCCCCCCTTATATCCATATTCTCTTTTCTAGCATGTACCTGCTGGTCCCTCCATTTCTAAACCCACTGGTCTATGGTGTAAAGACCAAGCAGATCCGTGTTAGTGTGGTAAAAATGTGCTGTCCATAA